The following proteins come from a genomic window of Melospiza melodia melodia isolate bMelMel2 unplaced genomic scaffold, bMelMel2.pri scaffold_32, whole genome shotgun sequence:
- the LOC134434187 gene encoding olfactory receptor 14J1-like, with protein sequence LLGSRACAHMAAAAWASAFLNALLHTANTFSLPLCHGNALGQFFCEIPQILKLSCSQSNFRELGLIAVSVCLVFGCFVFIVFSYVQIFRAVLRIPSEQGRHKAFSTCLPHLAVVTLFISTSFFTYLKPPSMSSPSLDLALSVLYSVVPPALNPLIYSLRNQELKAAVWRLMMGLYHKQ encoded by the coding sequence ctcctgggcagcagagcttgtgcccacatggcagcagctgcctgggccagtgcctttctcaatgctctgctgcatacagccaatacattttccctgcccctgtgccatggtaatgccttgggccagttcttctgtgaaatcccacagatcctcaagctctcctgctcacagtccaacttcagggaacttgggctaattgctgttagtgtgtgtttagtatttggctgttttgtgttcattgttttctcctatgtgcagatcttcagggctgtgctgaggatcccctctgagcagggacggcacaaagccttttccacctgcctccctcacctggctgtggtcaccctgttcatcagcacttcattttttacatacctgaagcccccctccatgtcctccccatccctggatctggccctgtcagttctgtactcggtggtgcctccagccctgaaccccctcatctacagcctgaggaaccaggagctcaaggctgcagtgtggagactgatgatggGATTGTATCACAAACAATAA